A single region of the Gossypium arboreum isolate Shixiya-1 chromosome 12, ASM2569848v2, whole genome shotgun sequence genome encodes:
- the LOC128285432 gene encoding uncharacterized protein LOC128285432, which translates to MILSFDEFDVILGMDLLTSHGVIVDCGKKSIELKCKGGDILRVGPSEPDNLPIVISSMTVERYLRKGYVFLEELLGLPPTREVEFGIKLIPGKAPISIAPYGIALMELKELKMQLQELTDRGFARPSYSPWGAPMFTDARRQGDSLCLEAAETI; encoded by the exons ATGATATtgtcgtttgatgagtttgatgtaatccttggtatGGATTTGTTAACTTCCCATGGTGTTATAGTGGATTGTGGAAAAAaatctattgagttgaaatgcaaAGGCGGGGATATTCTTCGGGTTGGACCGAGTGAACCGGATAACTTGCCAATAGTGATATCGTCGATGACGGtagagagatatttgagaaaagggt atgtgtttctggaagaattaCTCGGATTACCCCCAactagggaagttgaatttggtatcaaGTTAATCCCTGGTAAAGCgcccatctcgattgctccatatggGATAGCTCTgatggagttaaaggagttgaaaatgCAGTTACAAGAATTAACTGACaggggttttgcgagaccgagttattctccatggggtgctcca ATGTTtactgatgcaagaaggcaaggtgacagcttatgcctcgaggcagcTGAAACCATATGa